The Arachis ipaensis cultivar K30076 chromosome B05, Araip1.1, whole genome shotgun sequence nucleotide sequence GGCCATAAGCTATATACATTAACATCAATACCGTTATCATCATCATTCATTTTTTGCATAACTACTTAAAAGATCAGTTTTAGAACTTCGCACTAGGCACAAAAATACTAGCGGCTATTCATTTTTCTAATTTATAAAACAAAACAGAAGGATTACCTTATTTATAAATTTTCATTTTGAGAAATATTAGAAGACTAATATCTTTTTTGTATTTATCTTACATACTAGTCAACCTTCCATTTTCCTTTCCAATAAAAGTATTAGCCtctaatattttccttttattttaaaaataatgtcACTTAACAACAATAGGAAAGTGGCTTGCCAAGCCGCTGGTTACACATAACAAACTatgtttttataataaaaatgcgCACATCAAAATCGGAGGGAAAAAAATCTTGAAAAATATCACATGATGGAAGACAAGCAAAAGATTCTGCAAGGATTGTGCAACTGGAAAGAGAATTCAATCCTACAAAATTTTCTAAAACAAGTAATGTTCATTGGATAATTGGAGGTTAAGTGACCATCACCTTGTCAAGTCACTCGGTTGATTTCACTGCCTAATCCATAGTATACTCGCCCCAATTCTTTGCACTCATCCACGTGAATGCCTGAGAAATCAAATACCACTTAGCCGTACAAGACCATTTACTCCTTGATGATCTCAAATTCAGCACCAATTGGTAGATGATCACTTGGATGACTATAGTTTGGCAGTCCACCAACAATGTCGACTGCATCGGAGTCTGGAAGCTCAAGAAAGCTGATTGGTTTCATGTGGTCAGAGGGGCAAAATAATATATAATCGAGAGTTCCCGTGAAACCAGGTGTGTAGTTTGTAAATGGTGGCTCTCCTCTCGTAGAAGCGTAGACACTACATAAGGGAATTGGTTGCTCCTCCAAACATTCAGGCATAATTTGTGAAGAAGAATTGCCTGATATGAGATACTGATAAACCTGAAACAATCCGAAAATAAGAATAGCCTGCATCAACACATAAATTTCATGCAATACAGGCGCAGGGAACACAGAATCtagataaaaataagaaatagGAAATGAGAAATTTTAAGTGTCTAGTTACCATACCATATCTCCTGGTGTAGAATTAAAGTCACCAGCCACAATGACTTCAGGCGTGCATTCATATTGATCTGATAccagagttttgaattgtgataaTCGAGAAAGAAGATATTTAGCTTGTGCAAGCTTGACATCAGCCCATTCAGGATCCCTGGGACAATAACTCAGTATCATTAATGAATTCCACCACTAGAGCAACCATGTGTTCATATAACTAGATCTACACAAAAAATATTGAAAagtaaaagaacaaaagaaaaataaaagcaaagcaTGCCACTTCATACCAATAAAGATGTGTGTTGGCCACAATAACAACATGACGAGAGGGATCTTTGACCCTAAACGCAGCCAAAATTCCTACGCAGTCACGCTTTAGTCTCACACGAGGATCATTGGGGTCTCCACGATCTTCTTTGTTCGATTTAGGTCCTGAATCAAAAGATCAGTCAACGAACAAATATTGCACACATGCATTTGGTGCAGAAACAATCAAAGGAGTACAGCAGCAACAGACATGAAAAAGCAGGACAAATGCATAGCTTCCGCAAGTAGTCTATCAGTAGGTTAATACTCAGTAACAGTATCACTATCAAGGCAGTAGTATACACAAGATGGGGCAGTCTCTAATATCAATAAGAAAATACATGGGCTTGATGCACTAACCATCATTGGATGCAGCATCCTCTTGTTTATTTGGCTGGCCTTTGCTTTCTTCGTCATCCTTTGGAGAGTTTCCATCTTTAATTGACTTTACCAGATCATTGTATTCAATTTTCTCCTCCAAAACCAACTCTGCACTAAATGCCAGAAagtaagaataaatataaactaagAACGTTGAAATCATTAAAGACTAATTGAAGTTTTGATCACTGATCAGTCCCATTGTTTTACTATAAAACCAAATTCGAACGAAAATTAATCCCAAAAGACAGGACGAGAACGAGAGACAGATAAAAACAACCACAATGATCTGAATACCAATTACACATAACTAGCATACTACCCTGTTGTGTAAATGCTTCATAATTACATTCAGATTTTAGGGAATTCGCATTTTATCAGCATATCTATTGACCAAGATTTACAATAGAAGGATGTTGTGTAAGTGGTGACGGAATTGCAAGGAAGA carries:
- the LOC107642438 gene encoding carbon catabolite repressor protein 4 homolog 4 isoform X1 is translated as MLKAVVAALSRSPPPSSPFTSYATIHDSANFHRVSIRVATFTKMASSSSSSPLPSLNIPNFVSVEGADVHSRTKPDGFRFSFVSYNILAQAYVKSSLFPHSPSPSLKWKFRSSSILEVLKNLGADFFCLQEVDEFDSFYNGSMRNLGYSSIYMKRSGQKRDGCGLFYKHDRAELVLEEKIEYNDLVKSIKDGNSPKDDEESKGQPNKQEDAASNDGPKSNKEDRGDPNDPRVRLKRDCVGILAAFRVKDPSRHVVIVANTHLYWDPEWADVKLAQAKYLLSRLSQFKTLVSDQYECTPEVIVAGDFNSTPGDMVYQYLISGNSSSQIMPECLEEQPIPLCSVYASTRGEPPFTNYTPGFTGTLDYILFCPSDHMKPISFLELPDSDAVDIVGGLPNYSHPSDHLPIGAEFEIIKE
- the LOC107642438 gene encoding carbon catabolite repressor protein 4 homolog 4 isoform X3 produces the protein MVTPSYSNLAYVKSSLFPHSPSPSLKWKFRSSSILEVLKNLGADFFCLQEVDEFDSFYNGSMRNLGYSSIYMKRSGQKRDGCGLFYKHDRAELVLEEKIEYNDLVKSIKDGNSPKDDEESKGQPNKQEDAASNDGPKSNKEDRGDPNDPRVRLKRDCVGILAAFRVKDPSRHVVIVANTHLYWDPEWADVKLAQAKYLLSRLSQFKTLVSDQYECTPEVIVAGDFNSTPGDMVYQYLISGNSSSQIMPECLEEQPIPLCSVYASTRGEPPFTNYTPGFTGTLDYILFCPSDHMKPISFLELPDSDAVDIVGGLPNYSHPSDHLPIGAEFEIIKE
- the LOC107642438 gene encoding carbon catabolite repressor protein 4 homolog 4 isoform X2, translated to MLKAVVAALSRSPPPSSPFTSYATIHDSANFHRVSIRVATFTKMASSSSSSPLPSLNIPNFVSVEGADVHSRTKPDGFRFSFVSYNILAQAYVKSSLFPHSPSPSLKWKFRSSSILEVLKNLGADFFCLQVDEFDSFYNGSMRNLGYSSIYMKRSGQKRDGCGLFYKHDRAELVLEEKIEYNDLVKSIKDGNSPKDDEESKGQPNKQEDAASNDGPKSNKEDRGDPNDPRVRLKRDCVGILAAFRVKDPSRHVVIVANTHLYWDPEWADVKLAQAKYLLSRLSQFKTLVSDQYECTPEVIVAGDFNSTPGDMVYQYLISGNSSSQIMPECLEEQPIPLCSVYASTRGEPPFTNYTPGFTGTLDYILFCPSDHMKPISFLELPDSDAVDIVGGLPNYSHPSDHLPIGAEFEIIKE